A region from the Gammaproteobacteria bacterium genome encodes:
- a CDS encoding acetate--CoA ligase family protein encodes MPGLPENLRRLLSPRHIAFIGGSDADFSARQCAAQFDGPVWGVNPRRKTLGGVPCYPKVEDLPQVPDAVFLATPRAAATEIVEQLSRIGAGGVACFTAGYGELGKAGQRAEAELVAAAGDMALVGPNCYGLVNYTNGAVLWPFGAGNHRCHRGVALIMQSGMLPANMIMNDRSVPITHVISAGNQALLAIEDYIDVLVDDPAVVAIGLYIEGIRSIKKFADAAIKAITTGKPIVVLKAGKSSLGEQISITHTGSLAGTDQAFQALFDQLGMIRVGSPVEMMETLKFLSISGAPKGNKLAAFTCSGGDAALVADYCDRVGLALVQPSNTAKSALVELLPDIATASNPLDYTTPLWGNTEVMPEVFHTMVGDGYDAAVVIQDFPPAHIHADNSYYRNDAKSFIKACQPLGVPAAVCSDLPENIDRESREIMIAGGVTPLQGLDAGLDAISNACRFGLMRDQVLSDVRTFDFGVIEVPGREDATQVVDEWQGKQRLREWGIEVPTGQIIDIDAVDGIIEDLQYPLVVKAVSAELPHKSESGAVKINLQDAAQLRNAIEEVQNSVSKTVPGIVLEQVMVESMIEDVIAELMIGINTDQQFGQLLVIASGGVLVELISDIKTLLLPTSDTQILNALQGLRCFKLLQGFRGKPAVDIDMLVTSIRALVNFAAAQNRSLVEMDINPLMVTLDRCIAADVMIREVDDPI; translated from the coding sequence ATGCCGGGATTGCCTGAGAACCTGCGCCGGCTGCTATCTCCGAGGCATATCGCCTTTATCGGCGGCAGCGATGCCGATTTCAGCGCACGCCAGTGCGCGGCGCAGTTCGATGGCCCCGTATGGGGTGTTAATCCCCGGCGCAAGACGCTCGGTGGCGTGCCCTGTTACCCCAAGGTCGAAGATCTTCCGCAAGTGCCGGATGCAGTGTTCCTGGCGACGCCGCGAGCGGCGGCGACCGAAATCGTTGAACAACTCAGTCGTATCGGTGCCGGTGGCGTGGCCTGTTTTACCGCGGGCTACGGCGAACTTGGCAAGGCCGGTCAGCGTGCCGAGGCTGAACTGGTGGCAGCGGCCGGCGACATGGCCCTGGTCGGACCGAATTGTTACGGCCTGGTCAACTATACCAATGGCGCCGTGCTATGGCCTTTTGGCGCCGGCAATCACCGTTGCCATCGGGGTGTTGCGCTAATCATGCAAAGTGGCATGCTGCCGGCGAACATGATCATGAACGATCGCTCGGTGCCGATTACACACGTGATTTCTGCTGGTAACCAGGCTTTGCTCGCAATCGAGGATTACATCGACGTGCTGGTGGATGACCCGGCCGTGGTCGCGATCGGCTTATACATCGAGGGGATACGCAGTATCAAGAAATTTGCCGATGCCGCGATCAAGGCGATCACCACTGGAAAACCAATCGTAGTGTTAAAGGCCGGTAAGTCGAGCCTGGGCGAGCAAATTTCGATAACCCATACCGGTTCGCTGGCTGGCACCGATCAGGCGTTTCAGGCGCTGTTCGACCAACTGGGAATGATCCGGGTCGGATCGCCGGTTGAGATGATGGAAACACTCAAGTTCCTGTCGATTTCGGGCGCGCCAAAAGGTAACAAGCTCGCGGCTTTTACCTGTTCCGGTGGTGATGCAGCGCTGGTCGCCGATTATTGTGATCGAGTCGGTCTTGCCCTCGTGCAACCCTCGAACACGGCTAAAAGTGCGCTGGTGGAACTCTTGCCCGATATCGCTACCGCGTCCAACCCGCTCGATTACACAACACCGCTTTGGGGCAATACCGAGGTCATGCCCGAAGTTTTCCATACCATGGTCGGTGATGGTTACGATGCCGCGGTGGTGATACAGGATTTTCCACCGGCACATATCCATGCGGACAATAGTTATTATCGTAACGATGCCAAATCCTTTATCAAGGCTTGCCAACCGCTCGGCGTTCCAGCCGCTGTTTGTAGCGATCTGCCCGAAAATATCGACCGCGAATCGCGCGAGATCATGATCGCAGGCGGCGTGACCCCGCTGCAGGGTCTCGATGCCGGTCTCGATGCAATCTCAAATGCGTGTCGCTTCGGATTGATGCGCGACCAGGTTCTGTCGGATGTGAGAACCTTTGATTTCGGAGTTATCGAAGTCCCGGGCAGAGAGGACGCTACTCAAGTCGTCGACGAGTGGCAGGGCAAGCAGAGGCTGAGAGAGTGGGGGATCGAAGTACCGACAGGACAGATAATTGATATTGATGCTGTCGACGGGATAATTGAAGATCTGCAGTATCCGCTGGTAGTGAAGGCTGTTTCAGCAGAATTGCCGCATAAATCGGAGTCGGGGGCGGTTAAAATCAATTTGCAGGATGCTGCGCAGCTTCGCAATGCAATCGAGGAAGTGCAAAATTCGGTTTCGAAAACTGTTCCCGGAATCGTGCTCGAGCAGGTCATGGTCGAATCCATGATCGAGGATGTCATCGCCGAGCTAATGATCGGCATCAATACCGATCAGCAATTTGGTCAACTGTTGGTGATTGCCAGCGGTGGTGTGTTGGTTGAGTTAATCAGTGATATAAAAACCTTGCTCTTGCCGACCAGCGATACACAAATTCTTAACGCCTTGCAGGGCCTCAGGTGTTTTAAATTGTTACAGGGTTTTCGCGGTAAACCGGCGGTCGATATCGACATGCTAGTCACCAGCATTCGCGCGCTGGTGAATTTTGCGGCTGCCCAGAATCGTAGCCTGGTGGAAATGGATATTAATCCGTTGATGGTGACCCTTGATCGATGTATCGCCGCCGACGTGATGATACGAGAGGTCGACGACCCGATTTAA
- a CDS encoding MarR family transcriptional regulator: protein MNNPDLGPYFVFFNEIAIIERHSRATLEAKLPRGFLVSHFSVLNHLIRVKDGQTPLVIARAFQVPKTTMTHTLTVLERHQLIDIRPNPKDKRSKCVFITAAGRAFRDQAIADIAPDLDAVRKHFAEDKISKIVPLLADIRQFLGDYRN from the coding sequence ATGAATAATCCAGACCTCGGGCCTTACTTCGTTTTTTTCAACGAGATCGCTATTATCGAGCGACACAGCCGCGCAACGCTGGAAGCAAAATTACCGCGCGGATTCCTGGTTTCTCACTTCAGCGTACTGAATCATTTGATCCGCGTAAAAGACGGGCAGACACCGCTGGTCATTGCACGTGCATTCCAGGTACCGAAGACGACGATGACGCATACCCTGACGGTACTGGAACGACACCAGTTAATTGATATCAGGCCTAATCCGAAAGATAAACGCAGCAAATGCGTATTCATCACCGCGGCTGGACGCGCGTTTCGCGACCAGGCGATCGCCGATATTGCCCCGGACCTCGACGCGGTGCGCAAGCATTTTGCAGAAGATAAAATCTCGAAGATCGTGCCCTTGCTGGCCGATATCAGGCAATTTCTCGGCGACTATCGTAATTAA
- a CDS encoding tripartite tricarboxylate transporter substrate-binding protein has protein sequence MALILPSGQAAPMIDSIHFLIPGGAGGGWDGTARGTGEALTKSGLVGTASFQNLSGGGGGKAIAHIIETADQQKGTLMVNSTPIVVRSLTKVFPQSFRDLTPVAGTIADYGAFVVRADSPIKSWKDVVAGFKENPRKMKFAGGSAKGSLDHLVPAAAIKAEGLDPKTLRYIPYDAGGKAMAGLLSGEAQLLSTGLGEALEMSKAGQVRILAITAPERVSDAPDVPTLVEMGNSTVFANWRGFFGAPGLSKAEANAYAEVLGKMYETPEWETVRARNGWVNLYKPGAEFYSFLEEQEKLVGDLMRELGFL, from the coding sequence ATGGCCTTGATTCTACCTAGCGGCCAGGCAGCGCCAATGATCGACTCAATTCATTTTCTAATTCCAGGTGGCGCAGGTGGTGGTTGGGACGGTACCGCACGCGGCACCGGCGAAGCTCTAACCAAATCCGGTCTGGTCGGTACGGCTTCGTTTCAGAACCTGTCCGGCGGTGGTGGCGGAAAAGCAATCGCTCATATCATCGAGACTGCCGATCAACAAAAGGGAACCCTGATGGTGAATTCAACGCCCATCGTGGTGCGTTCCCTGACCAAGGTTTTCCCGCAATCATTTCGTGATTTGACCCCTGTTGCCGGCACAATCGCGGACTACGGCGCATTCGTGGTGCGTGCAGATAGCCCGATTAAAAGCTGGAAAGATGTTGTAGCCGGATTCAAGGAGAATCCCCGAAAAATGAAATTTGCCGGTGGATCTGCCAAGGGTAGCCTGGATCACCTGGTGCCGGCTGCTGCAATCAAGGCCGAAGGCCTGGATCCGAAGACCCTGCGATATATTCCCTATGATGCGGGTGGCAAGGCGATGGCGGGCCTGCTATCCGGTGAAGCCCAGCTACTCTCAACCGGTTTGGGTGAAGCGCTCGAAATGAGCAAGGCGGGCCAGGTTCGTATTCTTGCGATCACCGCGCCGGAACGGGTCAGTGATGCACCCGATGTTCCGACGCTGGTGGAAATGGGTAATTCGACGGTGTTTGCCAACTGGCGTGGATTTTTCGGCGCACCCGGGCTTTCCAAGGCCGAGGCTAATGCATATGCGGAGGTACTCGGCAAGATGTATGAAACTCCGGAATGGGAAACTGTGCGTGCCCGAAATGGATGGGTAAACCTCTACAAGCCAGGCGCCGAGTTTTACAGTTTTCTTGAAGAGCAGGAGAAACTGGTCGGCGACTTGATGCGCGAGCTGGGATTTCTGTAA
- a CDS encoding tripartite tricarboxylate transporter TctB family protein has protein sequence MILSKERIGALFFLVVSITYGYLASEIKLYPGDELDPMTAQTLPYVLAGMGVVLSLFLLVSGDHKAIESGGARLNWKPVILLMLLTLFYGFSLDWLGFLISTTVFLIAGFRILGEKRIKVLLLVAVPFVFIFWFGLTQLLDIYLAPGRIFGS, from the coding sequence ATGATCCTTTCCAAAGAACGTATCGGTGCGCTGTTTTTTCTCGTCGTTTCAATTACTTATGGCTATTTGGCCAGCGAGATAAAACTATACCCGGGTGATGAGCTTGATCCGATGACGGCTCAGACTCTGCCTTATGTGTTGGCGGGGATGGGCGTCGTTTTGTCGCTTTTCCTGCTGGTTAGTGGGGATCATAAAGCAATTGAATCAGGTGGCGCGCGGCTTAACTGGAAGCCGGTGATTTTGCTGATGTTGCTTACCCTGTTCTACGGATTTTCACTGGATTGGCTCGGCTTTCTGATTTCGACGACCGTTTTTCTGATCGCCGGGTTTCGTATTCTGGGTGAAAAACGCATCAAGGTATTGTTACTGGTCGCGGTCCCGTTTGTTTTTATTTTCTGGTTTGGTTTAACCCAGCTGCTTGATATCTACCTGGCACCCGGGCGAATATTCGGGAGTTAA
- a CDS encoding tripartite tricarboxylate transporter permease, with protein MLDGIITGLQTALLPTNLFMVVLGCFVGTFIGMLPGLGPVSAIALMIPITYGIDPASGIILMAGVYYGAIFGGSTSSILINAPGCSGTVVTAFDGYPMAAKGQAGKALALAAYSSFSGGTISAIFLLLAAPTLAKVSLSFQSADYFALMVLGLSAVAAFSGKGQILKALIMTVFGLMLSTVGTDRATGVERFTFGSIDLLDGISFLLLAMATFALAEAMMSVLERVDEGAETQDMTQLGSMKLSKEEVKEVAPTVARSSVLGFLVGVLPGAGATIAAFLAYGVDRNLAKGDKKDEFGSGSLRGLAAPESANNAASSGSFVPLLTLGIPGSGTTAIMLGALISYGIQPGPRLFVDNPEVFWSVIISMYVGNVVLLILNLPLIPYISRLLIIPKPILVPMILLFSITGVYLVSFNSMDILIMAGICALAIFLRLLTFPMAPLLLGFILGGMMEDNLRRALLINDDSLSFLWERPITLTIMLITLLILIAPLFQKTIKRIFHVESSDEILTID; from the coding sequence ATGTTAGATGGCATTATTACCGGTCTGCAGACTGCTCTGCTACCCACCAATTTATTCATGGTGGTACTGGGTTGTTTCGTCGGGACCTTTATCGGCATGCTGCCGGGGCTTGGCCCGGTTTCGGCGATTGCGCTAATGATACCGATCACCTACGGGATCGATCCCGCGTCTGGCATTATCCTAATGGCCGGTGTTTATTACGGCGCTATATTTGGCGGCTCGACGTCATCGATTCTGATTAATGCACCCGGTTGCTCGGGTACTGTTGTCACAGCCTTTGACGGTTATCCGATGGCTGCCAAGGGGCAGGCGGGCAAGGCACTGGCACTGGCGGCTTATTCTTCGTTTTCAGGTGGAACCATATCGGCGATTTTCCTGCTGTTGGCGGCGCCGACGCTGGCGAAGGTTTCGCTTAGCTTTCAGTCTGCCGATTACTTCGCGTTGATGGTGCTAGGACTCTCGGCCGTAGCAGCCTTTAGTGGTAAAGGCCAGATCCTCAAGGCACTGATCATGACGGTTTTCGGGCTGATGCTTTCAACCGTTGGCACCGATCGAGCGACCGGCGTCGAGCGCTTTACCTTTGGTTCAATCGACCTGCTGGACGGCATCAGTTTCCTGCTGCTGGCAATGGCTACCTTTGCGCTTGCCGAGGCGATGATGTCGGTGCTGGAACGGGTTGACGAGGGTGCGGAAACGCAGGATATGACACAGCTCGGCAGTATGAAACTGAGCAAGGAGGAAGTGAAGGAGGTCGCACCGACGGTCGCGCGCTCCTCGGTACTGGGCTTCCTGGTGGGCGTACTGCCTGGCGCGGGTGCGACGATAGCCGCCTTCCTGGCATACGGGGTTGATCGTAACCTGGCCAAGGGCGACAAGAAAGACGAGTTTGGCAGCGGGTCGTTACGCGGGCTCGCTGCTCCGGAATCTGCCAACAACGCTGCCTCGTCCGGTTCCTTCGTGCCGCTGCTGACCCTCGGTATTCCGGGCTCCGGAACCACTGCTATCATGCTGGGCGCGTTGATTTCATACGGCATCCAACCGGGCCCCAGGTTATTTGTCGATAATCCCGAAGTGTTCTGGTCGGTCATCATCTCGATGTATGTTGGTAACGTGGTGTTGTTGATACTCAATTTGCCGCTGATTCCCTATATCTCGCGCCTGCTCATTATTCCGAAGCCGATCCTGGTACCGATGATCCTGTTATTTTCGATAACCGGTGTTTACCTGGTATCGTTTAACTCGATGGATATTCTGATCATGGCCGGAATCTGTGCGCTGGCCATCTTTCTGCGCCTGCTGACCTTTCCGATGGCGCCGTTGCTACTCGGATTCATACTGGGCGGCATGATGGAGGATAATTTACGACGCGCCCTGTTAATCAACGATGACAGCCTGAGTTTTCTATGGGAGCGCCCGATTACACTCACTATCATGCTGATTACCTTGCTGATCCTGATTGCCCCGTTATTCCAGAAAACGATTAAAAGGATTTTTCATGTTGAATCGAGCGATGAAATCCTGACGATCGACTAG
- a CDS encoding MFS transporter, whose product MSQLESNIRLYPWFRAASDGHAWITVFFLYMSQTLSLDQVIQLSAVYYLSVFVLEVPSGYFSDRIGRRTTLLIAACALILSYSCFIVGANFWWFATGQFLLATGIAMQSGTDTALHYDSLKALGRESEYARREARAEQWGLTMLALATLSGGVLGLIDLRLAYVFSLLSALIMAALVWRFSEPQHADETTTLPQSFFTVILSCLARLRDPLLGWVFLVVIVLYAMAHIVFEFYQPYITLLQLPLLEASAYAPLISGLVISTSMFGGAIGARASIAWQSKLGLVGVLAAAMSIQLGIVAAMAITISPLVLALVCVRNFPMALVHAPVRAAIAPRITRAQRATYLSLQGLSERLFFALLLLGLASGLEKGAPVEKMTLLDILTSTLWIGIGMAALLFLFSEKIQRAIKTDSRDG is encoded by the coding sequence TTGTCACAGCTAGAAAGCAATATTCGTTTGTATCCCTGGTTTCGTGCCGCGTCCGACGGGCATGCCTGGATTACCGTGTTCTTTTTGTACATGAGTCAGACGTTGTCATTGGACCAGGTGATCCAGCTTTCCGCGGTCTACTACCTGTCGGTTTTCGTGCTGGAAGTTCCGTCGGGTTATTTTTCAGACCGTATTGGTCGGCGCACCACCCTGTTGATAGCAGCCTGTGCACTGATCCTTTCTTACAGCTGTTTTATCGTTGGTGCTAACTTCTGGTGGTTTGCAACGGGCCAGTTCCTGTTAGCGACGGGGATCGCGATGCAGTCGGGCACCGATACCGCGTTACATTATGATTCACTCAAGGCCCTGGGCCGGGAAAGCGAGTATGCACGGCGCGAGGCCAGGGCGGAACAATGGGGTTTGACGATGCTGGCGCTTGCGACGCTGTCAGGTGGTGTACTGGGATTGATTGATCTGCGCCTGGCCTATGTTTTTTCATTGCTGAGCGCGCTGATCATGGCCGCTTTGGTATGGAGATTTTCTGAGCCGCAGCATGCGGATGAGACCACGACGTTACCGCAAAGTTTTTTCACCGTTATCCTGAGCTGTCTCGCAAGACTTCGAGATCCATTGCTCGGCTGGGTGTTTCTTGTAGTAATCGTGTTGTACGCAATGGCGCATATCGTCTTCGAGTTTTACCAGCCCTATATCACCTTGCTCCAGCTACCGCTGCTAGAAGCATCTGCTTATGCACCTTTAATATCCGGCCTGGTTATATCGACCTCGATGTTTGGTGGCGCGATCGGTGCCAGGGCCAGTATTGCATGGCAATCGAAACTGGGCCTGGTGGGCGTGTTGGCAGCCGCGATGTCGATTCAACTGGGTATCGTTGCAGCCATGGCGATCACAATCAGTCCGCTCGTGCTGGCGTTGGTGTGTGTGCGCAATTTCCCTATGGCACTGGTGCATGCCCCAGTCAGGGCCGCTATTGCGCCACGCATTACGCGCGCGCAACGCGCAACTTATCTATCGTTGCAGGGTCTTTCCGAGCGCTTGTTTTTCGCACTGCTACTGCTTGGACTGGCCTCGGGACTGGAGAAGGGTGCTCCGGTTGAAAAGATGACGTTGCTGGATATTTTAACCTCGACCTTATGGATCGGTATTGGCATGGCAGCCCTGTTGTTTCTTTTCTCTGAAAAGATTCAGCGTGCCATTAAGACCGATTCACGGGACGGGTAG
- a CDS encoding OmpA family protein has translation MKKLLVIISIVSLSFLSGCETFDAYTGEKKTSSTAKGAGIGAGIGAVLGYLANKDESSKTRKRKMLQAAGIGAITGGGIGYYMDSQEAKLRQTLRASGVSVERDGDNINLVMPGNITFVTNGHDLNANFYEVLDSVIIVLQEFNQTIIVAAGHTDSKGSNEYNQALSERRANSVAKYLLSKGVIEARIEAVGFGEDTPIADNATAEGRSLNRRVELSLIPITEES, from the coding sequence ATGAAAAAGCTACTCGTTATAATCAGCATCGTTAGCCTGTCCTTTCTGTCCGGATGCGAAACATTCGATGCCTACACCGGTGAGAAAAAGACCTCCAGTACTGCCAAGGGCGCCGGCATAGGTGCCGGAATTGGTGCCGTACTCGGCTATCTTGCAAACAAGGACGAAAGCAGCAAAACGCGCAAAAGAAAGATGCTCCAGGCCGCTGGGATCGGAGCAATCACCGGTGGTGGCATCGGCTACTACATGGACTCGCAGGAAGCCAAGCTCAGACAAACCTTGCGCGCCAGCGGTGTCAGCGTCGAGCGCGATGGTGACAATATCAATCTGGTTATGCCCGGTAACATTACCTTTGTCACCAACGGTCACGATCTTAATGCTAATTTTTACGAAGTGCTGGACTCGGTGATCATCGTCTTACAGGAGTTCAATCAAACCATAATCGTGGCAGCCGGCCACACCGACAGCAAGGGATCGAACGAGTACAACCAGGCCCTGTCCGAACGACGCGCCAATTCGGTAGCAAAATATCTGCTCTCGAAGGGAGTGATCGAAGCGCGCATCGAGGCGGTCGGCTTCGGCGAGGATACGCCAATTGCTGATAACGCGACAGCGGAAGGAAGATCCCTAAATCGACGGGTCGAGTTATCGCTGATTCCGATAACTGAAGAGTCCTGA
- a CDS encoding DUF3301 domain-containing protein produces the protein MFSLVNLLLLVLAGLGAFYWWQSGLFKGKARQLATEHCRQLDLQLLDQSMVITGFWPIRTSGGNLAFRRTYQFEFSSTGDRRYHGRLVLEGMTLKSIKLEAYKLPGSE, from the coding sequence GTGTTCAGCCTCGTTAATTTGCTGCTCCTGGTCCTGGCTGGCCTGGGAGCGTTCTACTGGTGGCAGAGCGGACTATTCAAGGGCAAAGCGCGTCAATTAGCCACGGAGCATTGTCGTCAACTGGATTTGCAACTGCTGGATCAAAGCATGGTCATTACCGGCTTTTGGCCGATACGCACTTCCGGGGGTAACCTTGCTTTCAGAAGAACTTACCAGTTTGAATTTTCTTCGACCGGCGATCGACGTTATCATGGGCGATTAGTTCTGGAAGGCATGACACTGAAATCTATCAAGCTCGAAGCCTACAAACTTCCAGGTTCCGAATAA
- the trpA gene encoding tryptophan synthase subunit alpha, with protein MFPAQYENLQIMSHAVIGFPSLDENEKAIAGLAEAGVKLIELQVPFSDPVADGHTLVNACYEALKHGGSVQATLDLAKIVCARHPEVTFILMSYLNPLYRYGLQELFEQASAAGIKGMIVPDWPLEEIESWLPTLDKLGLSPILMVTPNTVAERVEKIARASRGMIYVVSRMGVTGHETQWGEKFQNYIAEIRKHTDLPLAVGFGVRTVEDLNALTDKAEVAAFCSQYIEWQRDEGSEVAARKMKSIIQSIESTQA; from the coding sequence ATGTTTCCAGCACAATACGAAAACCTGCAAATAATGTCCCACGCCGTGATCGGATTTCCGAGTCTCGACGAAAACGAAAAAGCGATCGCGGGTCTGGCCGAGGCCGGAGTTAAATTGATCGAATTACAGGTCCCTTTCAGCGACCCCGTCGCCGACGGACACACCCTGGTCAATGCCTGTTACGAGGCTCTCAAACACGGTGGCTCGGTGCAGGCAACGCTGGACCTGGCGAAGATCGTCTGCGCGCGTCACCCAGAGGTGACTTTTATCCTGATGAGTTACCTGAACCCGCTGTACCGCTATGGTTTACAGGAATTGTTCGAACAGGCCTCGGCGGCGGGCATAAAGGGCATGATCGTGCCTGACTGGCCGCTAGAAGAGATCGAATCCTGGTTGCCGACCCTCGATAAGCTCGGTTTGTCGCCGATATTGATGGTCACACCCAATACTGTGGCGGAACGTGTGGAAAAAATCGCCCGGGCTTCACGCGGCATGATTTACGTGGTGTCACGCATGGGCGTTACCGGTCACGAAACTCAATGGGGGGAAAAGTTCCAGAACTATATCGCCGAAATCCGCAAACATACCGATTTACCGTTGGCTGTCGGCTTTGGTGTTCGCACTGTCGAAGATCTGAATGCATTGACCGACAAGGCCGAAGTGGCTGCATTCTGCTCGCAATACATCGAATGGCAACGCGATGAAGGCAGCGAAGTGGCTGCCCGGAAAATGAAATCAATAATTCAGTCTATCGAATCAACACAGGCCTGA
- the trpB gene encoding tryptophan synthase subunit beta — MIRSENGFFGEFGGRFVPEILLPALTELEDLFFSLRDDPAFWQEFVTLCQEFSGRPTPLTPLRRLSKQLGGAQIWLKREDLNHSGAHKVNNVLGQGLLVQRMGKQRVIAETGAGQHGLATAIMAARLGLEATIYMGAEDIERQYSNVFWMRQLGSDVVGVTTGAQTLKEALDEALRDWAASVETTHYVLGTACGPAPFPELVSYFQSIISDEIKEQSMRQMGRLPDEIVACVGGGSNAMGAFGAFLEVPEVVLVGVEAGGISLEEGKHSIRLSQDTGEIGIAQGYKTLFLQNDDGQLGDTHSIAAGLDYVGVSPILAYLSQQGRVVPESATDDEVTEAFSLLMKTEGIIPALESAHGLAGGFKRAKQMKPDQNLVINLSGRGDKDIFTVARAFPQREWTEVLQREAARSTEALAQKRGH, encoded by the coding sequence ATGATTCGCAGCGAAAATGGTTTTTTTGGCGAATTTGGTGGGCGCTTTGTCCCCGAAATCCTGCTACCTGCTCTCACCGAGCTCGAAGATTTATTCTTCAGCCTGCGCGACGATCCTGCTTTCTGGCAGGAATTCGTCACGCTTTGCCAGGAATTCAGCGGCCGGCCAACGCCACTCACGCCGTTACGACGCCTGTCGAAGCAGCTCGGCGGTGCTCAAATCTGGCTTAAACGCGAGGATTTGAATCATTCTGGCGCGCATAAGGTCAATAATGTCCTCGGTCAGGGCTTGCTGGTGCAGCGTATGGGCAAGCAACGCGTTATCGCGGAAACTGGCGCCGGACAGCACGGGCTTGCGACTGCGATTATGGCGGCACGTCTCGGTCTTGAAGCGACCATCTACATGGGCGCAGAAGACATCGAGCGGCAATATTCCAACGTATTTTGGATGCGTCAACTCGGCTCTGACGTGGTTGGCGTGACCACCGGTGCGCAAACCCTGAAAGAAGCCCTGGATGAAGCCTTACGCGACTGGGCGGCATCGGTTGAAACCACCCACTATGTGCTTGGCACCGCCTGCGGACCGGCACCTTTTCCGGAACTGGTTTCCTATTTTCAAAGTATCATCAGCGATGAGATCAAGGAACAGTCGATGCGGCAGATGGGTCGCTTACCTGACGAAATTGTCGCCTGCGTCGGCGGTGGCTCGAACGCCATGGGCGCTTTCGGTGCATTTCTCGAAGTCCCGGAGGTCGTCCTGGTGGGGGTTGAAGCTGGCGGAATCAGTCTCGAAGAAGGTAAACACTCGATACGCCTATCGCAGGACACCGGTGAAATCGGCATTGCGCAGGGTTACAAAACCCTGTTCCTGCAAAACGACGATGGCCAGCTTGGCGATACACACAGTATTGCAGCCGGTCTTGATTACGTCGGAGTTTCACCGATTCTCGCCTACCTGTCGCAACAGGGTCGCGTAGTCCCGGAATCGGCTACCGACGATGAGGTCACCGAGGCTTTCAGCCTGCTAATGAAAACTGAAGGCATTATTCCGGCACTGGAATCGGCCCACGGGCTCGCCGGTGGTTTCAAGCGTGCAAAACAGATGAAGCCGGATCAGAATCTCGTCATCAACCTGAGCGGACGTGGCGATAAAGACATCTTCACGGTGGCACGTGCCTTCCCGCAACGTGAGTGGACCGAGGTCCTGCAACGTGAAGCAGCGCGATCGACCGAAGCACTGGCGCAAAAGCGAGGACATTAA
- a CDS encoding TetR/AcrR family transcriptional regulator: MAQKSKKDHIAAAALPLFIENGFKGTSIDMVVKVSGVSKPTVYNHFPDKSALMLAVLARWIDNNKPLILPIKDLAELEAFVRNHWLTDETVRLYAIVIGEGWRFPLAKRLFWEQFDRLWRIAFDYVCEHSPQLDRSVIDRQLDRQLLERLRAL; this comes from the coding sequence ATGGCGCAAAAATCCAAGAAAGATCACATCGCCGCTGCCGCGCTACCCCTTTTTATCGAAAATGGTTTCAAGGGGACATCGATTGATATGGTCGTTAAGGTGAGCGGAGTCTCGAAACCTACTGTTTACAACCATTTTCCCGACAAATCTGCGTTAATGCTTGCCGTACTGGCGCGCTGGATCGACAACAACAAGCCGTTGATTTTGCCGATCAAGGATCTAGCCGAGCTGGAAGCCTTTGTTCGTAATCACTGGCTCACTGACGAAACGGTCAGACTCTACGCGATCGTTATCGGTGAAGGCTGGCGTTTTCCGCTGGCCAAAAGGCTGTTTTGGGAACAGTTTGACAGGCTTTGGCGCATTGCCTTCGACTACGTATGTGAGCATTCGCCGCAACTTGATCGGTCGGTAATCGATCGACAACTCGATCGGCAGTTACTAGAACGTTTGCGAGCACTGTAA